A region from the Desulfuromonas sp. TF genome encodes:
- a CDS encoding MBL fold metallo-hydrolase yields the protein MLIKTLMVGPLQVNCFIAACEKTRKAAVIDPGGDGERILKVIEGAGLHLEMIINTHGHFDHLGGNQLLVERTGAQLLIHEGDLPLLRRAADHAAAYGLPAVPSPEPSRTLEDGEKLPLGDLELEVIHVPGHSPGGICLLAEGHLFSGDALFAASIGRTDLPGGDHNTLIEGIRSRLLVLPDDTVVHPGHGPDTTIGREKAVNPFL from the coding sequence ATGCTGATCAAAACACTGATGGTGGGGCCGCTGCAGGTCAACTGTTTCATCGCGGCGTGCGAAAAGACCCGCAAGGCGGCAGTGATCGATCCCGGCGGCGACGGCGAACGCATTCTGAAAGTGATCGAAGGCGCCGGGCTGCACCTGGAGATGATTATCAACACCCACGGGCACTTCGATCATCTCGGAGGTAACCAGCTGCTGGTGGAGCGCACGGGAGCGCAGCTCCTCATCCATGAAGGGGACCTTCCCCTGCTGCGCCGGGCGGCGGATCATGCCGCCGCTTACGGGCTGCCTGCCGTCCCCTCGCCCGAGCCCTCCCGCACGCTGGAAGACGGCGAAAAACTTCCCCTCGGCGATTTGGAACTGGAGGTCATCCATGTTCCGGGGCACTCACCGGGGGGGATCTGCCTGCTGGCCGAAGGCCATCTCTTTTCGGGAGACGCGCTCTTTGCCGCTTCGATCGGACGAACCGATCTTCCCGGCGGAGATCACAACACCCTGATCGAGGGAATCCGCAGCCGCCTGCTGGTTCTGCCGGACGACACGGTGGTCCACCCCGGTCACGGCCCGGACACCACCATCGGAAGAGAAAAGGCGGTGAATCCGTTTTTATGA
- a CDS encoding sulfite exporter TauE/SafE family protein: protein MIDPLFTMALITGLLGSGHCIGMCGGIVTALSLSDNGRRGGLSFHLLYNAGRLATYGLIGFLAGRLGSAIAYTDAFAGVSRSLLVASDLLVIFLGLGTAGLFARFTLQRLEFAGPMRAMASAVQGMRALPPAIAALPLGLLFGFLPCGFLYAVAISAAQSADPLQGALVLLAFGLGTAPSLLLFGKAAQWLGVRARARLLQGAGIMVAAMGGYNLFRHLQMMGLWGLL from the coding sequence ATGATCGACCCCCTCTTCACCATGGCCCTGATCACCGGTCTGCTCGGCTCGGGGCACTGCATCGGCATGTGCGGCGGCATCGTCACCGCCCTTTCCCTCTCGGATAACGGCCGGCGCGGCGGCCTTTCCTTTCACCTCCTCTACAACGCCGGTCGGCTCGCCACTTATGGCCTGATCGGATTCCTGGCCGGCCGGCTCGGCTCAGCGATCGCCTACACCGATGCATTCGCCGGAGTGAGCCGCTCGCTGCTGGTGGCATCCGATCTTCTGGTCATTTTCCTCGGTCTCGGCACCGCAGGTCTTTTCGCCCGCTTCACCCTTCAGCGGCTCGAGTTCGCAGGCCCGATGCGGGCCATGGCCTCCGCGGTGCAGGGTATGCGCGCCCTCCCCCCCGCCATAGCCGCCCTCCCACTCGGCCTGCTCTTCGGCTTTCTCCCCTGCGGCTTCCTCTACGCCGTGGCGATTTCAGCCGCCCAGAGCGCCGACCCTCTCCAGGGCGCCCTCGTCCTGCTCGCCTTCGGCCTGGGGACCGCCCCTTCCCTCCTCCTGTTCGGCAAAGCCGCCCAGTGGCTCGGCGTCCGAGCCCGGGCCCGACTGCTGCAAGGCGCGGGGATCATGGTGGCGGCGATGGGCGGGTACAATCTTTTCCGGCACCTGCAGATGATGGGGCTCTGGGGTCTTCTGTGA
- the fetB gene encoding iron export ABC transporter permease subunit FetB, whose translation MEAKPIIDLALSDLALVYGLVFVAVGLARLQGIGQEKEMLWASARMGVQLLAVGYVLHLVFALRTPAPILLILLVMGIFSVQAVAGRVKDKMPRFYRVVGISILIGCGGGTFFFCHLVIGLSPWYDPRYLIPLAGMIIGNSMTGASLAAERLASEMKDRRDEIETALSLGATARTAAGDAVRSAFRASLIPSVNAMAAMGIVFLPGMMTGQILSGTAPIIAVKYQIAIMCVITGSVAVTSFLILIQGYRNYFTPAHQLRSEG comes from the coding sequence ATGGAGGCGAAACCGATCATTGACCTCGCCCTGTCCGACCTGGCTCTCGTCTACGGCCTGGTCTTCGTCGCCGTCGGACTGGCCCGGCTGCAGGGAATCGGGCAGGAGAAGGAGATGCTCTGGGCATCGGCTCGGATGGGAGTCCAGCTTCTGGCCGTCGGCTATGTCCTCCATCTGGTCTTCGCCCTTCGCACTCCTGCCCCCATCCTGCTTATCCTTCTGGTCATGGGGATCTTTTCCGTTCAGGCCGTGGCGGGCCGGGTGAAGGACAAGATGCCCCGTTTTTACCGGGTGGTCGGCATCTCCATCCTGATCGGCTGCGGCGGCGGCACCTTCTTTTTCTGTCATCTTGTCATCGGGCTTTCCCCCTGGTACGATCCGCGCTACCTGATCCCCCTGGCCGGGATGATCATCGGGAATTCCATGACCGGCGCCAGTCTGGCCGCCGAGCGCCTGGCTTCCGAGATGAAGGACCGCCGCGACGAGATCGAAACCGCCCTGAGCCTCGGCGCCACGGCTCGAACGGCCGCCGGAGACGCGGTGCGCAGCGCCTTTCGAGCCTCCCTGATTCCCTCCGTCAATGCCATGGCCGCCATGGGGATCGTCTTTCTCCCCGGAATGATGACCGGCCAGATCCTCTCCGGAACGGCCCCGATCATTGCCGTCAAGTACCAGATCGCAATCATGTGCGTCATCACCGGCAGCGTGGCGGTGACCTCTTTTCTCATTCTGATACAGGGATATCGCAACTACTTTACCCCGGCCCACCAGCTCAGGAGTGAAGGGTAA
- the ccoS gene encoding cbb3-type cytochrome oxidase assembly protein CcoS, producing the protein MLTSTIILIILSLFLGTGVWLFFIWAVKKGEFDDMEGPKHRMLEDDPADPAKETKDDEKFDQP; encoded by the coding sequence ATGCTGACCTCAACCATCATCCTCATCATCCTCTCCCTCTTCCTCGGAACAGGGGTCTGGCTCTTTTTCATCTGGGCCGTCAAGAAGGGGGAGTTCGACGACATGGAAGGTCCCAAGCACCGGATGCTCGAGGATGATCCTGCGGATCCGGCCAAGGAGACGAAAGATGACGAAAAATTCGATCAACCTTGA
- a CDS encoding 3'-5' exoribonuclease YhaM family protein, with translation MKKIFVEQIRERDWVDSPFLVRDKIMAMAKNGKPYMTLKLMDRTGEVEGRVWDRVDEFADRFDKDDFIRVQGKTSVYMGKMQLIVQDLSPMDDQAVDLSDFLPVAGRSAEELLGELRSVIDGMSDPHLKSLLEAFWNDESFRRSYSIAPAAKAMHHVYLGGLLEHSLAVASLADDISRRYPGIYRDLLVTGALLHDIGKVSELCYQRSFDYTDEGKLLGHIVMGVEMITEKIGTLQDFPPELGIQLKHLLLSHHGQYEYGSPKRPKTMEAVILNFLDDLDSKINGVRTHIEKEPDSESPWTAYHRLYDRYFFKNSVPGRKEKESAPPPSPSPAVRPAAEKPVEKDRKKPFGFTLGDQLKGKSLDLFAVDEEE, from the coding sequence GTGAAAAAGATTTTTGTGGAACAGATACGTGAGCGGGACTGGGTGGACAGCCCTTTTCTGGTCCGTGACAAGATCATGGCCATGGCCAAAAACGGCAAGCCCTACATGACCCTCAAGCTGATGGACCGCACCGGCGAGGTGGAAGGGCGTGTGTGGGACCGGGTGGACGAGTTCGCCGACCGTTTCGACAAGGACGACTTCATCCGCGTTCAGGGGAAAACCAGCGTCTATATGGGCAAGATGCAGCTGATCGTGCAGGATCTGTCGCCCATGGATGATCAGGCGGTCGATCTCTCCGATTTCCTTCCCGTTGCCGGCCGCAGTGCTGAAGAGCTGCTTGGGGAGCTGCGCTCGGTGATCGACGGAATGAGCGATCCCCACCTCAAGTCCCTCTTGGAGGCCTTCTGGAACGATGAATCTTTCCGGCGCAGTTACAGCATCGCTCCGGCCGCCAAGGCGATGCATCACGTCTACCTCGGCGGACTGCTGGAGCATTCCCTGGCGGTGGCGTCCCTTGCCGACGACATCAGCCGGCGTTATCCGGGCATTTACCGCGACCTGCTCGTCACCGGCGCCCTTCTGCACGACATCGGTAAGGTCTCGGAACTGTGCTACCAGCGCAGCTTCGATTACACCGATGAGGGAAAACTCCTGGGGCATATCGTCATGGGGGTGGAGATGATCACGGAGAAAATCGGTACGCTCCAGGATTTTCCCCCGGAACTGGGCATCCAGCTCAAGCATCTGCTCCTTTCCCACCATGGACAGTACGAATACGGCTCTCCCAAACGCCCGAAAACCATGGAGGCGGTTATCCTCAACTTCCTCGACGATCTGGATTCCAAAATCAACGGGGTTCGGACGCATATCGAAAAGGAGCCGGACAGCGAATCGCCCTGGACCGCCTACCACCGCCTGTATGACCGCTATTTTTTCAAAAACTCCGTACCAGGGCGCAAAGAGAAAGAATCCGCCCCGCCTCCTTCTCCGTCGCCGGCGGTTCGTCCGGCGGCGGAGAAGCCGGTGGAAAAGGATCGAAAAAAGCCCTTCGGCTTCACTCTGGGCGATCAGCTCAAGGGGAAGAGTCTCGATCTCTTTGCCGTGGACGAGGAGGAATAG
- a CDS encoding selenium metabolism-associated LysR family transcriptional regulator, giving the protein MDIRRLEVFCKVVELKSFTLAAKAVLLSQPSVSEHVRSLEEILGEKLLDRLGREVMPTGAGQILYQYARRIIALRDEALQAIDQFRGRVSGSLPLGASTIPGAFILPALIESFKTAHPSIQIMLKISGTSRIVEELLLGTLELGIVGARPKDNRLDAEQVFSDELMLTVYPGHPWASRESVSLEELPGQPFIQREPESGTRMVMNQALQEYGLDLSRLTMVAEMGSSEAIRQGIKARLGISILSSLSVAEDLLLGSLVTVPLSGLQIHRQFYLVQRRNRQLSPLALTFLHHLKAHAPE; this is encoded by the coding sequence ATGGATATCAGGCGCCTGGAGGTTTTCTGCAAGGTCGTGGAGCTGAAGAGTTTCACCCTGGCGGCAAAAGCCGTCCTGCTTTCCCAGCCCTCGGTCAGCGAGCATGTCCGCTCCCTGGAGGAAATCCTGGGAGAAAAGCTGCTGGACCGGCTGGGTCGAGAGGTGATGCCCACGGGAGCCGGGCAGATCCTTTATCAGTACGCCCGGCGGATCATCGCCCTGAGGGACGAAGCCCTCCAGGCGATCGATCAGTTCCGTGGCCGCGTCTCCGGCAGCCTGCCCCTGGGCGCCAGCACCATTCCGGGAGCGTTCATCCTTCCGGCCCTGATCGAATCCTTCAAGACAGCCCATCCCTCCATTCAGATCATGCTCAAAATTTCGGGCACTTCCCGGATTGTCGAAGAACTCCTGCTGGGAACTCTGGAGCTGGGGATAGTCGGGGCGAGGCCGAAGGATAACCGTCTGGATGCGGAGCAGGTCTTCTCCGACGAGTTGATGCTGACGGTTTATCCCGGACATCCCTGGGCCTCCCGGGAGTCCGTCTCTCTGGAGGAGCTTCCGGGACAGCCTTTCATCCAGCGGGAGCCGGAATCCGGGACCCGCATGGTGATGAATCAGGCCCTGCAGGAGTACGGCCTGGATCTGTCCCGGCTGACCATGGTGGCGGAGATGGGAAGTTCAGAGGCGATCCGCCAGGGGATCAAGGCCCGGCTCGGCATCTCCATCCTTTCCTCTCTGTCGGTTGCGGAGGATCTTCTTCTGGGATCTCTGGTGACGGTCCCCCTCAGCGGCCTGCAGATTCACCGGCAGTTCTATCTGGTGCAGCGCAGGAACCGCCAGCTCTCCCCCCTGGCGCTCACTTTCCTGCACCATCTCAAAGCCCATGCCCCCGAATAG
- a CDS encoding zinc dependent phospholipase C family protein, translating to MPFLIALSTILLILAPAEALAWGIGVHLQLGSQILGRLHELSPAMAALLSAYPHDYLYGCISADITLGKKFTHHLQHCHSWRLGRKVLAAARTDSQKACAYGYLAHLAADCVAHSYFVPFKMVRTFNTTLLQHAYWELRFESEVPPETWKLARTIARKDFRENDVMMRSVVSDTIFSFDTNKRLFNSLLLLNRLQQWQKVLRSFSTASKWTLGKEDREEYLTLAAQSSFSVLAEMEESPFWRADPTGERAINAAKVIRKNLNLLWLDGKLSDYDAEVILAELKPRFREGITRPRQILELLSEF from the coding sequence ATGCCTTTTCTCATAGCATTATCCACGATCCTGCTTATTCTGGCACCTGCCGAAGCCCTGGCTTGGGGTATCGGTGTTCACCTGCAGCTCGGCTCACAGATCCTGGGCCGGCTCCATGAGCTGTCTCCGGCCATGGCGGCCCTGCTGAGCGCCTACCCCCACGATTACCTCTACGGCTGCATCAGCGCCGACATCACCCTGGGGAAAAAATTCACCCACCACCTGCAGCACTGCCATTCGTGGCGTCTGGGCAGGAAGGTCCTGGCCGCGGCCCGAACCGACTCCCAGAAGGCCTGTGCCTATGGCTACCTGGCGCATCTGGCCGCGGACTGCGTGGCCCATTCCTACTTTGTTCCCTTCAAGATGGTGCGCACCTTCAATACGACCCTGCTCCAGCACGCTTACTGGGAGTTGCGCTTCGAATCGGAAGTTCCGCCGGAAACATGGAAGCTGGCCCGCACCATTGCCAGAAAGGACTTCCGTGAAAACGATGTCATGATGCGCAGTGTCGTTTCCGATACGATCTTTTCCTTCGACACCAACAAACGCCTCTTCAATTCCCTTCTTCTTCTGAATCGGCTGCAGCAGTGGCAGAAAGTTCTCCGATCTTTTTCTACAGCATCGAAATGGACCCTCGGCAAAGAAGACCGGGAAGAATATCTCACCCTTGCCGCCCAGAGTTCCTTCAGCGTTCTGGCCGAAATGGAAGAGAGCCCCTTCTGGAGAGCCGATCCTACAGGAGAGCGGGCCATCAACGCCGCCAAGGTGATACGGAAAAACCTCAACCTGCTCTGGCTGGACGGCAAACTCTCCGACTACGATGCCGAGGTGATCTTGGCGGAACTCAAACCCCGCTTCCGCGAGGGAATCACCCGCCCCAGGCAGATCCTGGAATTGCTGTCGGAGTTTTAG
- a CDS encoding uracil-DNA glycosylase family protein produces the protein MPETLRREILETALQVRNLLKDLQTLGVEEVPLVDIPEILPPCAPGEVGMDRGGEGSCRQETLEEIRAELEDCRRCSLCKGRRNLVFGVGDPHSRVVFVGEAPGREEDEKGEPFVGEAGRLLDRILFAMGLRREEVYICNVIKCRPPGNRDPGPEEIEACEPYLKRQLAAIRPQLIVTLGRFAAQSLLRDGSPIGRLRGTWREYEGIPLMPTYHPAYLLRNPVGKREAWEDMKQVMTRLREGEGGE, from the coding sequence ATGCCCGAGACTCTTCGTAGAGAGATTCTGGAAACGGCGCTCCAGGTTCGCAACCTGTTGAAGGACCTGCAGACACTGGGTGTCGAAGAGGTGCCGCTCGTCGATATCCCCGAGATATTGCCCCCCTGTGCGCCCGGTGAGGTCGGGATGGACCGGGGCGGCGAGGGCTCCTGCCGGCAGGAAACTCTTGAGGAAATCCGTGCCGAGCTTGAAGACTGCCGCCGCTGTTCACTGTGCAAGGGTCGCCGCAACCTCGTCTTTGGTGTCGGTGATCCGCATTCCCGCGTGGTCTTCGTCGGCGAGGCGCCGGGACGGGAAGAGGACGAAAAGGGGGAGCCTTTCGTGGGAGAGGCGGGACGCCTCCTCGACCGAATCCTTTTCGCCATGGGGCTGCGGCGCGAGGAAGTCTACATATGCAACGTGATAAAGTGCCGCCCTCCGGGCAACCGCGATCCCGGACCCGAGGAGATAGAGGCCTGTGAACCGTACCTGAAACGCCAGCTGGCCGCCATTCGTCCCCAACTCATCGTCACTCTGGGGCGCTTCGCGGCCCAGTCGCTGCTGCGCGACGGCTCGCCCATCGGCCGCCTGCGCGGCACCTGGCGCGAGTACGAAGGGATTCCCCTCATGCCCACCTATCATCCCGCCTATCTGCTGCGCAATCCGGTCGGCAAACGGGAAGCCTGGGAGGACATGAAACAGGTAATGACACGTCTGCGGGAGGGGGAGGGAGGGGAATGA
- a CDS encoding FixH family protein: MTKNSINLEKRGLLGRIGRILVCSVLLLSSAIQASASSGTRIEIEGIDGGKAILNLASEPLRTMTPAPFHLMLIDGTGIPITGAEVRCDLTMPAMPMPENRPKIREKDGFYWGEAVFTMAGAWQAAFQVTMPDGRLEILIFDLDPVLLK; this comes from the coding sequence ATGACGAAAAATTCGATCAACCTTGAAAAGAGAGGCCTTTTGGGAAGAATCGGACGGATCCTCGTTTGCTCCGTTCTGCTTCTGTCCTCCGCAATCCAAGCCTCGGCCTCATCGGGCACCCGAATCGAAATCGAGGGGATCGACGGGGGAAAGGCGATTCTGAACCTGGCATCCGAACCGCTGCGCACCATGACCCCTGCCCCCTTTCACCTGATGCTGATCGACGGGACGGGGATCCCGATCACCGGCGCCGAAGTTCGCTGCGACCTGACCATGCCGGCCATGCCGATGCCGGAGAACAGGCCGAAGATTCGGGAAAAGGACGGGTTTTATTGGGGGGAAGCCGTCTTCACCATGGCCGGCGCCTGGCAGGCAGCCTTCCAGGTCACCATGCCGGACGGCCGCCTCGAAATCCTGATCTTCGACCTCGACCCGGTTCTGCTCAAATGA
- a CDS encoding ATP-binding cassette domain-containing protein has translation MKRSGALDFEDVHKLRRDHAGGEKEILKGISLSVPAGELTVIVGPSGGGKSTLVRLANRLEDPTSGRILIDGKDIAALDPLQLRRRVGMAAQKPFMFEGSVLENLQRPFLLRGEEPPLPESDLLRENLDLCRLTAELLPQNARKLSLGQQQRVSMARTLATRPEILLLDEPTSALDRPTADRLAATLQEVCRRGNLTVLMVTHDLRLAERVADRLAYLEGGLILEEGSADDLLNRPRTSELRRFLAEPEKEIQEPESIAP, from the coding sequence ATGAAACGATCCGGAGCCCTGGACTTCGAGGATGTCCACAAGCTCCGCCGCGATCATGCCGGAGGGGAAAAAGAGATACTCAAGGGCATTTCCCTCTCGGTGCCGGCCGGCGAACTGACGGTGATCGTGGGCCCTTCGGGGGGAGGGAAAAGCACCCTGGTGCGGCTGGCCAACCGGCTGGAAGATCCGACCTCCGGCCGCATTCTCATCGACGGAAAGGACATTGCCGCTCTCGACCCTCTGCAGTTGCGGCGGCGGGTGGGCATGGCCGCTCAGAAACCCTTCATGTTCGAGGGCTCGGTTCTGGAGAACCTGCAGCGCCCCTTTCTGCTGCGGGGAGAAGAGCCGCCATTGCCCGAGAGCGATTTACTTCGTGAAAACCTCGATCTCTGCCGATTGACCGCCGAGCTGCTCCCTCAGAATGCCCGCAAGCTGTCCCTCGGCCAGCAGCAGCGGGTCAGCATGGCCCGCACCCTGGCGACCCGGCCCGAAATCCTCCTGCTGGATGAACCGACCAGCGCCCTCGACCGTCCCACCGCCGATCGCCTGGCCGCGACCCTCCAGGAGGTCTGCCGCCGCGGGAATCTGACCGTGCTGATGGTGACCCATGATCTGCGGCTGGCCGAAAGGGTGGCCGATCGCCTGGCCTATCTGGAGGGGGGGCTCATTCTCGAAGAGGGTTCTGCAGATGACCTGCTGAACCGCCCCCGCACGTCCGAATTGAGGCGTTTTCTGGCGGAACCGGAGAAAGAAATTCAAGAACCCGAATCCATAGCCCCTTAG
- a CDS encoding NAD(P)/FAD-dependent oxidoreductase, translating into MPLRLREVPLSLEQDETFLPDIIARELGLKPGELKDWRIVRRGIDARKKPRVLRIYTVEFSAADEGEILRRNRGNRNLESSVTPDLPVVAPLTGGHRVLVAGMGPAGLFAALRLAQYGLPVALVERGRPVEDRVGDVGRFWSGGGLDPESNVQFGEGGAGTFSDGKLTTRVNHPWTRLVLQHLVDFGAPEEILIQAKPHVGTDRLRQVLINFRLELLRLGVDIRYRAKLAGLETAGGRICAGVMDDGGEFACDSLVLAPGHSARDTYRMLHAAGVRLEGKPFAVGLRVEHPAELINSIQYGHPCHPSLPAAEYALTYNDPVSGRGIYSFCMCPGGEVVIASSEAGGVVVNGMSHQRRGGDRSNSALVATVRRSDFDGDDPLAGVRFQRLWEEAAFRTGGGDYRAPAQNLMAFLGRGGGPIASTARPGVTEADLAEVLPTFVSDALRRALPQFERRMRGFLTAEATLTGVETRTSAPLRILRGENGQSVSHPGLYPAGEGAGYAGGIMSAALDGLRIAEQIAIIAGKQE; encoded by the coding sequence ATGCCCCTGAGATTGCGGGAAGTGCCTTTATCCCTGGAGCAGGATGAAACCTTTTTGCCGGACATTATCGCCCGGGAACTGGGACTGAAGCCGGGGGAACTGAAGGATTGGCGGATCGTGCGCCGGGGGATCGACGCACGCAAGAAGCCGCGGGTGCTCAGGATCTACACGGTGGAATTCTCAGCCGCCGACGAGGGGGAAATCCTCCGACGCAACCGCGGCAACCGCAATCTGGAATCTTCCGTTACGCCGGATCTTCCCGTTGTCGCCCCGCTCACCGGCGGGCACCGGGTGCTGGTGGCGGGTATGGGTCCTGCCGGCCTGTTTGCCGCCTTGCGTCTGGCGCAGTACGGCCTTCCGGTGGCTCTGGTCGAACGCGGTCGTCCCGTTGAGGACCGCGTCGGGGATGTGGGGCGCTTCTGGTCCGGAGGAGGACTCGATCCCGAAAGCAACGTCCAGTTCGGCGAAGGCGGGGCGGGAACGTTTTCCGACGGCAAGCTGACCACCCGCGTGAATCATCCGTGGACGCGACTGGTGCTGCAGCATCTGGTCGATTTCGGTGCCCCGGAAGAGATCCTGATACAGGCCAAGCCCCACGTGGGGACCGACCGACTGCGGCAGGTGCTGATCAACTTTCGCCTTGAGCTTCTGCGCCTGGGAGTGGACATCCGCTATCGGGCGAAGCTTGCGGGACTGGAGACGGCCGGCGGCCGGATCTGTGCAGGAGTCATGGACGATGGCGGGGAATTCGCCTGCGACAGCCTGGTTCTGGCGCCCGGGCACAGCGCCCGGGACACCTACCGGATGCTTCACGCCGCGGGAGTGCGCCTGGAGGGCAAACCCTTTGCCGTGGGGCTGCGGGTGGAGCATCCGGCTGAGCTGATCAATTCCATCCAGTACGGTCACCCCTGTCATCCCAGTCTCCCCGCGGCCGAGTACGCCCTGACGTACAACGACCCGGTCAGCGGCCGTGGTATCTATTCCTTCTGCATGTGCCCCGGCGGAGAGGTCGTGATAGCTTCTTCGGAGGCCGGAGGGGTGGTGGTCAACGGCATGAGCCATCAGAGGAGGGGAGGCGACCGCTCGAACAGCGCTCTGGTGGCGACGGTGCGGCGATCCGATTTCGATGGAGATGACCCACTGGCGGGAGTCCGTTTTCAGCGCTTATGGGAAGAGGCGGCCTTTCGGACCGGAGGCGGCGATTACAGGGCTCCGGCCCAGAATCTGATGGCTTTTTTGGGTCGCGGAGGAGGCCCGATAGCTTCCACCGCCCGCCCCGGAGTAACAGAAGCTGACCTGGCCGAGGTGCTGCCCACCTTCGTCAGCGACGCCCTGCGACGAGCCCTGCCGCAGTTCGAGAGGCGCATGCGCGGCTTCCTCACCGCCGAGGCGACCCTCACCGGGGTAGAGACCCGCACCTCGGCTCCGCTGCGTATCCTTCGCGGAGAGAACGGTCAGTCCGTTTCCCACCCCGGCCTCTATCCGGCGGGAGAAGGGGCGGGCTACGCCGGCGGGATCATGAGTGCGGCGCTCGATGGATTGCGGATCGCCGAACAGATTGCGATAATAGCGGGAAAACAGGAGTAG
- the coaBC gene encoding bifunctional phosphopantothenoylcysteine decarboxylase/phosphopantothenate--cysteine ligase CoaBC — MLKGKKIVLGVCGGIAAYKAVELLRLYVKAGAEIFVVMTRSAQEFVTPLTFQTLSGNPVHTDLFSLYQEREIGHISLADRADLFVVAPATANVIGKVAAGIADDLLTTTLMATKASVLFVPAMNVNMWENPLYRQNEEKLSALGYHFLEPVTGALACGWEGKGKLPDPQAIFEESEWLLGNADLAGETVLVTAGPTREELDPVRFLSNYSSGKMGFAIARAARNRGARVILIAGPTCLNPPCGVEFHAVVSALQMRDAAMAWMEDASIVIKAAAVADYRPVTSSREKIKKEKTREMTVHYQKNPDILAELGQVKGERILVGFAAETEDLLENARKKLVEKNLDLIVANDVTQAGAGFDVDTNIVRLLYRDGAVEDLPQLSKDEVAHILLDRIAVMRGKDREE; from the coding sequence ATGTTAAAAGGCAAAAAGATCGTACTCGGGGTCTGCGGCGGCATCGCGGCCTACAAGGCGGTGGAACTGCTGCGGCTCTATGTCAAGGCAGGCGCCGAAATATTCGTCGTCATGACCCGCAGCGCCCAGGAGTTCGTCACTCCTCTGACCTTCCAGACCCTTTCAGGAAACCCGGTCCATACCGATCTTTTCAGCCTTTATCAGGAGCGGGAGATCGGTCACATTTCCCTTGCCGATCGCGCCGACCTCTTCGTGGTGGCACCGGCGACCGCCAATGTTATAGGCAAGGTCGCCGCCGGCATCGCCGACGACCTGCTTACCACCACGTTGATGGCCACCAAAGCCAGCGTACTCTTCGTTCCAGCCATGAACGTCAACATGTGGGAGAATCCCCTTTATCGTCAGAACGAGGAAAAGCTCTCCGCTCTCGGCTACCATTTTCTTGAGCCGGTCACCGGGGCTCTCGCCTGCGGATGGGAGGGAAAAGGAAAACTTCCCGACCCCCAGGCGATTTTCGAGGAAAGCGAATGGCTTCTGGGCAATGCGGACCTGGCCGGCGAGACCGTGCTGGTCACAGCCGGACCCACCCGCGAGGAACTCGATCCGGTTCGTTTCCTGAGCAACTATTCTTCGGGGAAGATGGGGTTCGCCATCGCCCGCGCCGCCCGCAACCGGGGTGCCAGGGTGATCCTTATCGCAGGCCCCACCTGCCTGAACCCTCCCTGCGGGGTGGAGTTCCATGCCGTCGTCAGCGCGCTCCAGATGCGGGATGCGGCCATGGCCTGGATGGAAGATGCCTCCATAGTCATCAAGGCGGCCGCGGTGGCCGATTACCGGCCGGTGACGAGTTCCCGGGAGAAGATCAAGAAGGAGAAAACCAGGGAAATGACCGTGCATTACCAGAAGAATCCTGACATCCTGGCTGAACTCGGCCAGGTGAAGGGGGAGAGAATCCTGGTCGGGTTCGCCGCCGAAACGGAGGACCTTCTGGAGAATGCGCGCAAAAAACTGGTGGAGAAGAATCTCGACCTCATTGTGGCCAACGATGTCACCCAGGCGGGGGCGGGGTTCGATGTCGATACCAATATCGTGCGTCTGCTCTATCGCGACGGCGCCGTGGAGGATCTGCCGCAACTCTCCAAGGACGAAGTCGCCCATATCCTTCTTGATCGGATAGCCGTCATGCGGGGGAAAGATCGTGAGGAGTGA